Proteins encoded in a region of the Trichosurus vulpecula isolate mTriVul1 chromosome 9, mTriVul1.pri, whole genome shotgun sequence genome:
- the NUPR1 gene encoding nuclear protein 1: MATAPLASPPLQPLTLEDEEPECLDQYDIYSFTDSYLGRGSGKGRTKREAANHTNRHSPGGHERKLLTKLKNTEQKKRGTRP, from the exons ATGGCAACAGCTCCATTAGCTTCTCCACCACTCCAGCCCTTGACCTTGGAGGATGAGGAGCCAGAGTGCTTGGACCAGTATGACATATACAGCTTTACAGATTCTTATCTGG gaagagggagtgggaagGGTCGTACTAAGAGAGAAGCTGCCAACCATACCAACCGACATAGCCCAGGTGGCCACGAGCGGAAGCTGCTGACCAAGCTTAAGAACACAGAGCAAAAGAAACGTGGCACTAGGCCCTGA
- the LOC118831533 gene encoding phosphatidylinositol transfer protein beta isoform-like yields the protein MVLIKEFRVLLPCSVEEYQVGQLYSVAQTSKNNTGGGEGIEVLINQPYEGGPGERGQFTHKIYHLQSKVPAFVRLFAPEGSLVFHEKAWNAYPYCRTVITNEYMKDDFFIKIETWHRPDMGTQDNVHHLDAETWKEVEVVHIDIADRTQVSDEDYKPEEDPALFRSVKTGRGPLGPNWQTELLKHPPYMCAYKLVTVKFRWWGLQGRVESFIHKQEKRLFTNFHRQLFCWLDQWVDLSMEDIRNLEEETQRELDQMRKMGPVRGMKASDD from the exons ATGGTCCTGATCAAGGAGTT TCGGGTGCTACTGCCCTGCTCTGTGGAGGAG TATCAAGTGGGACAGCTGTATTCCGTGGCCCAGACCAGCAAGAATAACACTGGGGGCGGCGAGGGCATCGAGGTCCTCATCAATCAGCCCTACGAGGGGGGCCCTGGTGAGCGGGGCCAGTTTACCCACAAGATCTACCACCTGCAGAG CAAGGTTCCGGCATTTGTTCGCCTGTTCGCCCCTGAGGGTTCCCTGGTGTTTCATGAGAAGGCCTGGAACGCCTACCCGTACTGCCGGACTG TCATCACG AATGAATATATGAAGGATGATTTCTTCATCAAGATCGAAACCTGGCATCGTCCAGACATGGGAACTCAGGACAAC GTTCACCATCTTGATGCAGAGACATGGAAGGAGGTAGAGGTGGTGCATATTGATATTGCTGATCGGACCCAAGTGTCCGATGAG gATTATAAACCGGAAGAGGACCCTGCTCTTTTCAGGTCTGTCAAAACAGGACGGGGCCCCTTGGGACCCAActggcag ACGGAATTGTTGAAACATCCGCCCTACATGTGTGCCTACAAACTGGTGACTGTCAAGTTCCGATGGTGGGGGCTCCAGGGACGAGTGGAGAGCTTCATCCACAAG CAAGAAAAGCGGCTCTTCACCAACTTCCACAGACAGCTCTTCTGTTGGCTGGATCAGTGGGTTGATCTGTCCATGGAAGACATCCGGAACCTGGAGGAGGAGACCCAGCGAGAATTGGACCAG ATGCGGAAGATGGGGCCAGTGAGGGGAATGAAAGCCAGTGATGACTGA
- the IL27 gene encoding interleukin-27 subunit alpha, translated as MAGQSSLSPSPLELELAVLSVPGAPLQLLIHSFSLILLSPDLMFSLFQGFNLLLLSLLLNKAVIWGFPWPRGQPPHGLLDMRSEFKISLRLARKLLSEIRSIAHLFADTHLVGVSLDLLPLGEQLPNVTMTFKTWLQLSDPDRLCSLSTLLGHFQAPLGELESHQGWKGTLRKRLWVAQLDLRDLQSHLHFQMKATGYSPLEDKETQSPEERALGRLSLTVHQVSWPQLLSTYQLLRSLELVLARAVRDFLLLSKGITHTQSLAA; from the exons ATGGCTG GCCAGTCTAGTCTTTCTCCAAGTCCATTAGAGTTGGAGTTAGCTGTGCTCAGTGTCCCTGGTGCTCCTCTTCAACTGCTCATTCACTCCTTCTCCCTTATTCTACTTTCTCCTGATCTTATGTTCTCCCTTTTTCAAGGGTTTAATCTCTTGCTGCTCTCCTTGCTCCTGAACAAAGCTGTCATCTGGGGGTTCCCATGGCCTCGAGGGCAACCTCCCCACGGTTTGCTGGACATGAGGAGTGAATTCAAGATCAGCCTAAGGCTTGCCAGAAAGCTGCTTTCAGAGATCCGGAGTATTGCCCACCTCTTC GCAGATACACATCTGGTTGGGGTGTCCTTGGACTTACTACCCCTGGGGGAACAACTTCCCAATGTCACCATGACATTCAAGACCTGGCTTCAACTTTCA GACCCAGATCGACTTTGCTCCCTTTCCACACTTCTGGGTCACTTCCAGGCTCCTCTAGGAGAACTAGAGAGCCACCAGGGCTGGAAGGGTACCCTGAGGAAACGGCTGTGGGTTGCTCAGCTGGACCTTAGGGACCTGCAGTCACATCTCCATTTCCAG ATGAAGGCTACAGGATACAGTCCTCTGGAGGATAAAGAAACACAGAGTCCAGAGGAGAGGGCCTTAGGAAGACTTTCTCTCACTGTGCACCAAGTTTCCTGGCCGCAGCTCCTGAGTACCTACCAGCTTCTCCGATCCCTGGAGCTAGTCCTTGCCCGAGCTGTCCGAGATTTCCTTCTGCTCTCAAAGGGAATTACTCACACACAGTCCCTGGCTGCTTAA